One Danio rerio strain Tuebingen ecotype United States chromosome 22, GRCz12tu, whole genome shotgun sequence genomic window carries:
- the LOC101884238 gene encoding adhesion G protein-coupled receptor D2 isoform X7, with amino-acid sequence MNLLKMIYSNVILLIHLCLEKVDSKTLLSYDDFYPEYVPDRQPWNIAREVCHQRSGTLAKVSNTEEMQKLNNFLRSINIGQPVWIESAGLFQKSGSPDIYMLEFPKRPHRKSARLRYKFPNMEALTVCTHLQLDPTCHGLSTIFSYAIELFIKEFQLQARIVSNEPVQLALLVHGLNTTYITSFPNDASWHFVCASWVGNSGEWVIWVDGRMVGSGNFPNSTNHIGGDGLFMIGQDQETYGGYNNNNNALCGNITQLFMWDHLLLQTEVQSMEKTCSPVPSGLFFRWNESALEIETSLQTRRGNSPCQGSRSQPPNQILISGLNQNFSNKTCVTFDPVSGKPINDSCWTHRGSVCLVPKVQLDFDFPGTSFFSKVSSEFHSKPDTENANATFFSENELTRHISLLSAVLRVLDSNAEIITPSDLLYLTETIEKATQLNKIGIPAELFKSMIRNNLELVSRLIDPNMAEKWEDLKDHPGPLTIIENIDKQLWILADELWAEHQSFTMSTKSMDIHLEPRQLAQVSCGCVFKPSVHGGQFGSHDEIIIPESEMQRVFTLGHKEVMLIHTYYSNLAEILSRLEVKTTAEQLTDGKRHHTGQLATAVISATVRDVPRAENIPVSVQYTLSSGIQTEYSKHATPVCVFWNIGLMPGHTSAWSNKGCRVVPSPLDVTSCFCNHTTNFAVLINYMESRWSATEESVLTKLTFIGSGASLCALLVTLMLFTVLDIPKSDRTSVHKNLFVSLTCAQIVLLCSGSAVHNKVACTLVAALMHLFFMAAFSWMLVEGLLLWSKVVSVNLSEDRHMKYYYLIGWGLPVLIVTITLASASGKYTADGHCWLSVQNGVIWGFAGPVIFIIMVNIMILTRVVVITIATAKRRSLMMALNNSPEEQISEQIRAAVKAVLVLLPILGLTWLCGVLVPFSVVIAYVFSLLNSLQRRWGSRD; translated from the exons ATGAATCTGTTGAAAATGATTTACAGCAACGTTATT CTTCTCATTCATCTCTGCTTGGAAAAAG TGGACAGCAAAACCTTGCTCTCATATGATGACTTTTACCCTGAGTATGTGCCAGATCGGCAGCCGTGGAACATTGCCCGTGAGGTCTGCCATCAGCGTTCAGGGACCCTGGCGAAGGTTTCCAACACTGAAGAAATGCAAAAACTTAACAATTTTCTACGGTCTATAAATATCGGCCAACCTGTATGGATAGAAAGTGCAGGCTTGTTCCAAAAAAGTG GTTCTCCAGACATATACATGCTGGAATTCCCTAAGCGGCCACACCGGAAATCAGCTCGCCTTCGCTATAAGTTCCCAAACATGGAAGCGCTTACAGTTTGCACTCACCTCCAGTTAGATCCAACTTGTCACGGGCTTTCCACAATCTTCTCATATGCCATAGAgctatttattaaagaatttcaACTCCAAGCACGGATCGTGAGTAACGAACCCGTCCAGCTTGCATTGCTGGTGCATGGTTTGAACACCACCTACATAACCAGCTTTCCCAATGACGCCTCCTGGCACTTTGTATGTGCCAGTTGGGTTGGGAATAGCGGGGAGTGGGTCATCTGGGTGGATGGAAGAATGGTGGGTTCTGGGAATTTCCCCAACTCCACCAATCACATCGGAGGTGATGGCCTTTTTATGATTGGACAAGACCAGGAGACCTACGGaggctacaacaacaacaacaacgctcTTTGTGGGAACATTACGCAGCTTTTCATGTGGGATCATTTGTTGCTCCAAACTGAAGTCCAAAGCATGGAAAAAACCTGTTCACCCGTTCCTTCTGGCTTGTTCTTCAGGTGGAATGAATCCGCACTAGAAATTGAAACCTCTCTACAGACACGTAGAGGGAACTCGCCATGTCAAG GTTCCAGAAGTCAACCACCAAACCAAATTCTCATCTCTGGGTTGAATCAGAATTTTTCGAACAAGACTTGTGTAACCTTTGACCCTGTAAGTGGGAAACCGATTAATGACTCGTGTTGGACACACAGAGGAAGCGTCTGTCTGGTCCCCAAAG TGCAGCTGGACTTTGATTTTCCAGGGACTTCATTCTTCTCCAAAGTCAGCAGCGAGTTTCATTCCAAACCC GATACTGAAAATGCAAATGCGACCTTTTTCTCTGAGAACGAACTGACTCGTCATATTTCCCTCTTGAGCGCAGTATTGAGAGTTCTGGACAGCAATGCAGAAATCATAACACCTTCTGATCTTCTGTACCTCACTGAAACCATAGAGAAAGCCACTCAACTCAATAAAATAGGCATTCCTGCTGAACTCTTCAAATCCATGATCCGCAATAACCTAGAACTAGTCAGCAGGCTCATTGACCCCAATATGGCCGAAAAGTGGGAGGATTTGAAA gatcacCCCGGACCATTGACAattatagaaaatattgacaagcAGTTATGGATTCTGGCGGATGAGCTCTGGGCCGAACACCAAAGCTTCACAATGTCAACAAAGAGCATGG ATATCCATCTGGAGCCGCGACAACTGGCTCAGGTGAGCTGCGGTTGTGTTTTCAAGCCCTCAGTTCACGGCGGTCAGTTTGGCAGCCATGATGAAATCATCATACCAGAGTCTGAAATGCAGAGAGTCTTTACTTTAG GCCATAAGGAAGTGATGCTGATTCATACGTACTACAGTAACCTGGCTGAGATCTTGTCCAGACTGGAGGTCAAAACCACTGCTGAACAACTGACAGACGGCAAGAG gCATCACACTGGTCAGCTGGCCACAGCAGTGATCTCAGCGACAGTGCGGGATGTTCCCAGAGCAGAAAATATTCCTGTGTCTGTCCAGTATACTTTATCCTCTGGGATTcag ACTGAATACTCCAAACATGCTACTCCCGTCTGTGTCTTCTGGAATATTGGCTTGAT GCCGGGTCATACAAGTGCTTGGTCCAACAAAGGGTGCAGAGTGGTGCCTTCACCTCTTGATGTCACTTCCTGCTTTTGCAACCACACCACCAATTTTGCTGTCCTCATAAATTATATGGAGTCACGG TGGAGCGCTACAGAGGAGAGTGTTCTGACGAAGCTGACGTTTATCGGGTCTGGAGCGTCTCTCTGTGCACTGCTGGTGACCTTGATGCTGTTTACCGTGTTGGA catccCGAAATCAGATCGTACATCAGTCCACAAGAACCTATTTGTGTCTCTGACCTGTGCTCAGATTGTTCTTCTCTGCAGTGGATCTGCTGTTCATAATAAG GTGGCCTGTACGCTTGTGGCGGCTCTGATGCATCTGTTCTTCATGGCTGCCTTTAGCTGGATGCTGGTCGAAGGCCTGCTGCTCTGGAGCAAAGTAGTGAGCGTTAATCTGAGCGAAGACCGCCACATGAAATACTACTACCTGATTGGCTGGG GTCTGCCAGTGCTGATCGTCACCATCACACTGGCCTCTGCCTCTGGGAAATACACTGCTGATGGTCACTGCTGGCTCAGTGTTCAGAACGGCGTCATATGGGGCTTCGCAGGACCCGTCATCTTCATTATTATG
- the LOC101884238 gene encoding adhesion G protein-coupled receptor D2 isoform X9 — MNLLKMIYSNVILLIHLCLEKVDSKTLLSYDDFYPEYVPDRQPWNIAREVCHQRSGTLAKVSNTEEMQKLNNFLRSINIGQPVWIESAGLFQKSGSPDIYMLEFPKRPHRKSARLRYKFPNMEALTVCTHLQLDPTCHGLSTIFSYAIELFIKEFQLQARIVSNEPVQLALLVHGLNTTYITSFPNDASWHFVCASWVGNSGEWVIWVDGRMVGSGNFPNSTNHIGGDGLFMIGQDQETYGGYNNNNNALCGNITQLFMWDHLLLQTEVQSMEKTCSPVPSGLFFRWNESALEIETSLQTRRGNSPCQGSRSQPPNQILISGLNQNFSNKTCVTFDPVSGKPINDSCWTHRGSVCLVPKVQLDFDFPGTSFFSKVSSEFHSKPDTENANATFFSENELTRHISLLSAVLRVLDSNAEIITPSDLLYLTETIEKATQLNKIGIPAELFKSMIRNNLELVSRLIDPNMAEKWEDLKDHPGPLTIIENIDKQLWILADELWAEHQSFTMSTKSMDIHLEPRQLAQVSCGCVFKPSVHGGQFGSHDEIIIPESEMQRVFTLGHKEVMLIHTYYSNLAEILSRLEVKTTAEQLTDGKRHHTGQLATAVISATVRDVPRAENIPVSVQYTLSSGIQTEYSKHATPVCVFWNIGLMPGHTSAWSNKGCRVVPSPLDVTSCFCNHTTNFAVLINYMESRWSATEESVLTKLTFIGSGASLCALLVTLMLFTVLDARRK; from the exons ATGAATCTGTTGAAAATGATTTACAGCAACGTTATT CTTCTCATTCATCTCTGCTTGGAAAAAG TGGACAGCAAAACCTTGCTCTCATATGATGACTTTTACCCTGAGTATGTGCCAGATCGGCAGCCGTGGAACATTGCCCGTGAGGTCTGCCATCAGCGTTCAGGGACCCTGGCGAAGGTTTCCAACACTGAAGAAATGCAAAAACTTAACAATTTTCTACGGTCTATAAATATCGGCCAACCTGTATGGATAGAAAGTGCAGGCTTGTTCCAAAAAAGTG GTTCTCCAGACATATACATGCTGGAATTCCCTAAGCGGCCACACCGGAAATCAGCTCGCCTTCGCTATAAGTTCCCAAACATGGAAGCGCTTACAGTTTGCACTCACCTCCAGTTAGATCCAACTTGTCACGGGCTTTCCACAATCTTCTCATATGCCATAGAgctatttattaaagaatttcaACTCCAAGCACGGATCGTGAGTAACGAACCCGTCCAGCTTGCATTGCTGGTGCATGGTTTGAACACCACCTACATAACCAGCTTTCCCAATGACGCCTCCTGGCACTTTGTATGTGCCAGTTGGGTTGGGAATAGCGGGGAGTGGGTCATCTGGGTGGATGGAAGAATGGTGGGTTCTGGGAATTTCCCCAACTCCACCAATCACATCGGAGGTGATGGCCTTTTTATGATTGGACAAGACCAGGAGACCTACGGaggctacaacaacaacaacaacgctcTTTGTGGGAACATTACGCAGCTTTTCATGTGGGATCATTTGTTGCTCCAAACTGAAGTCCAAAGCATGGAAAAAACCTGTTCACCCGTTCCTTCTGGCTTGTTCTTCAGGTGGAATGAATCCGCACTAGAAATTGAAACCTCTCTACAGACACGTAGAGGGAACTCGCCATGTCAAG GTTCCAGAAGTCAACCACCAAACCAAATTCTCATCTCTGGGTTGAATCAGAATTTTTCGAACAAGACTTGTGTAACCTTTGACCCTGTAAGTGGGAAACCGATTAATGACTCGTGTTGGACACACAGAGGAAGCGTCTGTCTGGTCCCCAAAG TGCAGCTGGACTTTGATTTTCCAGGGACTTCATTCTTCTCCAAAGTCAGCAGCGAGTTTCATTCCAAACCC GATACTGAAAATGCAAATGCGACCTTTTTCTCTGAGAACGAACTGACTCGTCATATTTCCCTCTTGAGCGCAGTATTGAGAGTTCTGGACAGCAATGCAGAAATCATAACACCTTCTGATCTTCTGTACCTCACTGAAACCATAGAGAAAGCCACTCAACTCAATAAAATAGGCATTCCTGCTGAACTCTTCAAATCCATGATCCGCAATAACCTAGAACTAGTCAGCAGGCTCATTGACCCCAATATGGCCGAAAAGTGGGAGGATTTGAAA gatcacCCCGGACCATTGACAattatagaaaatattgacaagcAGTTATGGATTCTGGCGGATGAGCTCTGGGCCGAACACCAAAGCTTCACAATGTCAACAAAGAGCATGG ATATCCATCTGGAGCCGCGACAACTGGCTCAGGTGAGCTGCGGTTGTGTTTTCAAGCCCTCAGTTCACGGCGGTCAGTTTGGCAGCCATGATGAAATCATCATACCAGAGTCTGAAATGCAGAGAGTCTTTACTTTAG GCCATAAGGAAGTGATGCTGATTCATACGTACTACAGTAACCTGGCTGAGATCTTGTCCAGACTGGAGGTCAAAACCACTGCTGAACAACTGACAGACGGCAAGAG gCATCACACTGGTCAGCTGGCCACAGCAGTGATCTCAGCGACAGTGCGGGATGTTCCCAGAGCAGAAAATATTCCTGTGTCTGTCCAGTATACTTTATCCTCTGGGATTcag ACTGAATACTCCAAACATGCTACTCCCGTCTGTGTCTTCTGGAATATTGGCTTGAT GCCGGGTCATACAAGTGCTTGGTCCAACAAAGGGTGCAGAGTGGTGCCTTCACCTCTTGATGTCACTTCCTGCTTTTGCAACCACACCACCAATTTTGCTGTCCTCATAAATTATATGGAGTCACGG TGGAGCGCTACAGAGGAGAGTGTTCTGACGAAGCTGACGTTTATCGGGTCTGGAGCGTCTCTCTGTGCACTGCTGGTGACCTTGATGCTGTTTACCGTGTTGGA TGCAAGAAGAAAGTGA
- the LOC101884238 gene encoding adhesion G protein-coupled receptor D2 isoform X6, which yields MNLLKMIYSNVILLIHLCLEKVDSKTLLSYDDFYPEYVPDRQPWNIAREVCHQRSGTLAKVSNTEEMQKLNNFLRSINIGQPVWIESAGLFQKSGSPDIYMLEFPKRPHRKSARLRYKFPNMEALTVCTHLQLDPTCHGLSTIFSYAIELFIKEFQLQARIVSNEPVQLALLVHGLNTTYITSFPNDASWHFVCASWVGNSGEWVIWVDGRMVGSGNFPNSTNHIGGDGLFMIGQDQETYGGYNNNNNALCGNITQLFMWDHLLLQTEVQSMEKTCSPVPSGLFFRWNESALEIETSLQTRRGNSPCQGSRSQPPNQILISGLNQNFSNKTCVTFDPVSGKPINDSCWTHRGSVCLVPKVQLDFDFPGTSFFSKVSSEFHSKPDTENANATFFSENELTRHISLLSAVLRVLDSNAEIITPSDLLYLTETIEKATQLNKIGIPAELFKSMIRNNLELVSRLIDPNMAEKWEDLKDHPGPLTIIENIDKQLWILADELWAEHQSFTMSTKSMDIHLEPRQLAQVSCGCVFKPSVHGGQFGSHDEIIIPESEMQRVFTLGHKEVMLIHTYYSNLAEILSRLEVKTTAEQLTDGKRHHTGQLATAVISATVRDVPRAENIPVSVQYTLSSGIQTEYSKHATPVCVFWNIGLMPGHTSAWSNKGCRVVPSPLDVTSCFCNHTTNFAVLINYMESRWSATEESVLTKLTFIGSGASLCALLVTLMLFTVLDIPKSDRTSVHKNLFVSLTCAQIVLLCSGSAVHNKVACTLVAALMHLFFMAAFSWMLVEGLLLWSKVVSVNLSEDRHMKYYYLIGWGLPVLIVTITLASASGKYTADGHCWLSVQNGVIWGFAGPVIFIIMVNIMILTRVVVITIATAKRRSLMMALNNSPEEQISEQIRAAVKAVLVLLPILGLTWLCGVLVPFSVVIAYVFSLLNSLQQRRWGSRD from the exons ATGAATCTGTTGAAAATGATTTACAGCAACGTTATT CTTCTCATTCATCTCTGCTTGGAAAAAG TGGACAGCAAAACCTTGCTCTCATATGATGACTTTTACCCTGAGTATGTGCCAGATCGGCAGCCGTGGAACATTGCCCGTGAGGTCTGCCATCAGCGTTCAGGGACCCTGGCGAAGGTTTCCAACACTGAAGAAATGCAAAAACTTAACAATTTTCTACGGTCTATAAATATCGGCCAACCTGTATGGATAGAAAGTGCAGGCTTGTTCCAAAAAAGTG GTTCTCCAGACATATACATGCTGGAATTCCCTAAGCGGCCACACCGGAAATCAGCTCGCCTTCGCTATAAGTTCCCAAACATGGAAGCGCTTACAGTTTGCACTCACCTCCAGTTAGATCCAACTTGTCACGGGCTTTCCACAATCTTCTCATATGCCATAGAgctatttattaaagaatttcaACTCCAAGCACGGATCGTGAGTAACGAACCCGTCCAGCTTGCATTGCTGGTGCATGGTTTGAACACCACCTACATAACCAGCTTTCCCAATGACGCCTCCTGGCACTTTGTATGTGCCAGTTGGGTTGGGAATAGCGGGGAGTGGGTCATCTGGGTGGATGGAAGAATGGTGGGTTCTGGGAATTTCCCCAACTCCACCAATCACATCGGAGGTGATGGCCTTTTTATGATTGGACAAGACCAGGAGACCTACGGaggctacaacaacaacaacaacgctcTTTGTGGGAACATTACGCAGCTTTTCATGTGGGATCATTTGTTGCTCCAAACTGAAGTCCAAAGCATGGAAAAAACCTGTTCACCCGTTCCTTCTGGCTTGTTCTTCAGGTGGAATGAATCCGCACTAGAAATTGAAACCTCTCTACAGACACGTAGAGGGAACTCGCCATGTCAAG GTTCCAGAAGTCAACCACCAAACCAAATTCTCATCTCTGGGTTGAATCAGAATTTTTCGAACAAGACTTGTGTAACCTTTGACCCTGTAAGTGGGAAACCGATTAATGACTCGTGTTGGACACACAGAGGAAGCGTCTGTCTGGTCCCCAAAG TGCAGCTGGACTTTGATTTTCCAGGGACTTCATTCTTCTCCAAAGTCAGCAGCGAGTTTCATTCCAAACCC GATACTGAAAATGCAAATGCGACCTTTTTCTCTGAGAACGAACTGACTCGTCATATTTCCCTCTTGAGCGCAGTATTGAGAGTTCTGGACAGCAATGCAGAAATCATAACACCTTCTGATCTTCTGTACCTCACTGAAACCATAGAGAAAGCCACTCAACTCAATAAAATAGGCATTCCTGCTGAACTCTTCAAATCCATGATCCGCAATAACCTAGAACTAGTCAGCAGGCTCATTGACCCCAATATGGCCGAAAAGTGGGAGGATTTGAAA gatcacCCCGGACCATTGACAattatagaaaatattgacaagcAGTTATGGATTCTGGCGGATGAGCTCTGGGCCGAACACCAAAGCTTCACAATGTCAACAAAGAGCATGG ATATCCATCTGGAGCCGCGACAACTGGCTCAGGTGAGCTGCGGTTGTGTTTTCAAGCCCTCAGTTCACGGCGGTCAGTTTGGCAGCCATGATGAAATCATCATACCAGAGTCTGAAATGCAGAGAGTCTTTACTTTAG GCCATAAGGAAGTGATGCTGATTCATACGTACTACAGTAACCTGGCTGAGATCTTGTCCAGACTGGAGGTCAAAACCACTGCTGAACAACTGACAGACGGCAAGAG gCATCACACTGGTCAGCTGGCCACAGCAGTGATCTCAGCGACAGTGCGGGATGTTCCCAGAGCAGAAAATATTCCTGTGTCTGTCCAGTATACTTTATCCTCTGGGATTcag ACTGAATACTCCAAACATGCTACTCCCGTCTGTGTCTTCTGGAATATTGGCTTGAT GCCGGGTCATACAAGTGCTTGGTCCAACAAAGGGTGCAGAGTGGTGCCTTCACCTCTTGATGTCACTTCCTGCTTTTGCAACCACACCACCAATTTTGCTGTCCTCATAAATTATATGGAGTCACGG TGGAGCGCTACAGAGGAGAGTGTTCTGACGAAGCTGACGTTTATCGGGTCTGGAGCGTCTCTCTGTGCACTGCTGGTGACCTTGATGCTGTTTACCGTGTTGGA catccCGAAATCAGATCGTACATCAGTCCACAAGAACCTATTTGTGTCTCTGACCTGTGCTCAGATTGTTCTTCTCTGCAGTGGATCTGCTGTTCATAATAAG GTGGCCTGTACGCTTGTGGCGGCTCTGATGCATCTGTTCTTCATGGCTGCCTTTAGCTGGATGCTGGTCGAAGGCCTGCTGCTCTGGAGCAAAGTAGTGAGCGTTAATCTGAGCGAAGACCGCCACATGAAATACTACTACCTGATTGGCTGGG GTCTGCCAGTGCTGATCGTCACCATCACACTGGCCTCTGCCTCTGGGAAATACACTGCTGATGGTCACTGCTGGCTCAGTGTTCAGAACGGCGTCATATGGGGCTTCGCAGGACCCGTCATCTTCATTATTATG
- the LOC101884238 gene encoding adhesion G protein-coupled receptor D2 isoform X10 — MNLLKMIYSNVILLIHLCLEKVDSKTLLSYDDFYPEYVPDRQPWNIAREVCHQRSGTLAKVSNTEEMQKLNNFLRSINIGQPVWIESAGLFQKSGSPDIYMLEFPKRPHRKSARLRYKFPNMEALTVCTHLQLDPTCHGLSTIFSYAIELFIKEFQLQARIVSNEPVQLALLVHGLNTTYITSFPNDASWHFVCASWVGNSGEWVIWVDGRMVGSGNFPNSTNHIGGDGLFMIGQDQETYGGYNNNNNALCGNITQLFMWDHLLLQTEVQSMEKTCSPVPSGLFFRWNESALEIETSLQTRRGNSPCQGSRSQPPNQILISGLNQNFSNKTCVTFDPVSGKPINDSCWTHRGSVCLVPKVQLDFDFPGTSFFSKVSSEFHSKPDTENANATFFSENELTRHISLLSAVLRVLDSNAEIITPSDLLYLTETIEKATQLNKIGIPAELFKSMIRNNLELVSRLIDPNMAEKWEDLKDHPGPLTIIENIDKQLWILADELWAEHQSFTMSTKSMDIHLEPRQLAQVSCGCVFKPSVHGGQFGSHDEIIIPESEMQRVFTLGHKEVMLIHTYYSNLAEILSRLEVKTTAEQLTDGKRHHTGQLATAVISATVRDVPRAENIPVSVQYTLSSGIQTEYSKHATPVCVFWNIGLMPGHTSAWSNKGCRVVPSPLDVTSCFCNHTTNFAVLINYMESRWSATEESVLTKLTFIGSGASLCALLVTLMLFTVLEGS, encoded by the exons ATGAATCTGTTGAAAATGATTTACAGCAACGTTATT CTTCTCATTCATCTCTGCTTGGAAAAAG TGGACAGCAAAACCTTGCTCTCATATGATGACTTTTACCCTGAGTATGTGCCAGATCGGCAGCCGTGGAACATTGCCCGTGAGGTCTGCCATCAGCGTTCAGGGACCCTGGCGAAGGTTTCCAACACTGAAGAAATGCAAAAACTTAACAATTTTCTACGGTCTATAAATATCGGCCAACCTGTATGGATAGAAAGTGCAGGCTTGTTCCAAAAAAGTG GTTCTCCAGACATATACATGCTGGAATTCCCTAAGCGGCCACACCGGAAATCAGCTCGCCTTCGCTATAAGTTCCCAAACATGGAAGCGCTTACAGTTTGCACTCACCTCCAGTTAGATCCAACTTGTCACGGGCTTTCCACAATCTTCTCATATGCCATAGAgctatttattaaagaatttcaACTCCAAGCACGGATCGTGAGTAACGAACCCGTCCAGCTTGCATTGCTGGTGCATGGTTTGAACACCACCTACATAACCAGCTTTCCCAATGACGCCTCCTGGCACTTTGTATGTGCCAGTTGGGTTGGGAATAGCGGGGAGTGGGTCATCTGGGTGGATGGAAGAATGGTGGGTTCTGGGAATTTCCCCAACTCCACCAATCACATCGGAGGTGATGGCCTTTTTATGATTGGACAAGACCAGGAGACCTACGGaggctacaacaacaacaacaacgctcTTTGTGGGAACATTACGCAGCTTTTCATGTGGGATCATTTGTTGCTCCAAACTGAAGTCCAAAGCATGGAAAAAACCTGTTCACCCGTTCCTTCTGGCTTGTTCTTCAGGTGGAATGAATCCGCACTAGAAATTGAAACCTCTCTACAGACACGTAGAGGGAACTCGCCATGTCAAG GTTCCAGAAGTCAACCACCAAACCAAATTCTCATCTCTGGGTTGAATCAGAATTTTTCGAACAAGACTTGTGTAACCTTTGACCCTGTAAGTGGGAAACCGATTAATGACTCGTGTTGGACACACAGAGGAAGCGTCTGTCTGGTCCCCAAAG TGCAGCTGGACTTTGATTTTCCAGGGACTTCATTCTTCTCCAAAGTCAGCAGCGAGTTTCATTCCAAACCC GATACTGAAAATGCAAATGCGACCTTTTTCTCTGAGAACGAACTGACTCGTCATATTTCCCTCTTGAGCGCAGTATTGAGAGTTCTGGACAGCAATGCAGAAATCATAACACCTTCTGATCTTCTGTACCTCACTGAAACCATAGAGAAAGCCACTCAACTCAATAAAATAGGCATTCCTGCTGAACTCTTCAAATCCATGATCCGCAATAACCTAGAACTAGTCAGCAGGCTCATTGACCCCAATATGGCCGAAAAGTGGGAGGATTTGAAA gatcacCCCGGACCATTGACAattatagaaaatattgacaagcAGTTATGGATTCTGGCGGATGAGCTCTGGGCCGAACACCAAAGCTTCACAATGTCAACAAAGAGCATGG ATATCCATCTGGAGCCGCGACAACTGGCTCAGGTGAGCTGCGGTTGTGTTTTCAAGCCCTCAGTTCACGGCGGTCAGTTTGGCAGCCATGATGAAATCATCATACCAGAGTCTGAAATGCAGAGAGTCTTTACTTTAG GCCATAAGGAAGTGATGCTGATTCATACGTACTACAGTAACCTGGCTGAGATCTTGTCCAGACTGGAGGTCAAAACCACTGCTGAACAACTGACAGACGGCAAGAG gCATCACACTGGTCAGCTGGCCACAGCAGTGATCTCAGCGACAGTGCGGGATGTTCCCAGAGCAGAAAATATTCCTGTGTCTGTCCAGTATACTTTATCCTCTGGGATTcag ACTGAATACTCCAAACATGCTACTCCCGTCTGTGTCTTCTGGAATATTGGCTTGAT GCCGGGTCATACAAGTGCTTGGTCCAACAAAGGGTGCAGAGTGGTGCCTTCACCTCTTGATGTCACTTCCTGCTTTTGCAACCACACCACCAATTTTGCTGTCCTCATAAATTATATGGAGTCACGG TGGAGCGCTACAGAGGAGAGTGTTCTGACGAAGCTGACGTTTATCGGGTCTGGAGCGTCTCTCTGTGCACTGCTGGTGACCTTGATGCTGTTTACCGTGTTGGA GGGGAGTTAA